In Erigeron canadensis isolate Cc75 chromosome 7, C_canadensis_v1, whole genome shotgun sequence, one DNA window encodes the following:
- the LOC122607339 gene encoding protein ABSCISIC ACID-INSENSITIVE 5 has translation MVVIDTEIMSPGEVESPLQSDQQQPRIINVHNGPQLGRQSSIYSLTLDEFQHTLNESGKNFGSMNMDEFLNSIWTAEENQAHAQVQPAAATTAGGATTATSAAMAANGSSSSGQFLMGLNTSSAEPNMIVRQLSLSRQGSLTLPGPLSRKTVDEVWSEIQKTQHDPHQPSNGNDSSNDQVPGSAQRQPTYGEMTLEDFLVKAGVVREQNHSNGPTGQQQPPFGLYPNGNNRVVGPPPGSAHMVRPMMAGGAVIPPYSPLIREAPGYAGGKRGGTYQSQPPPCYGGMVGNGGGVGGYGQGLGIGSPVSPVSSDGMATSQLDSGNQYGLDMGGIRGSRKRIIDGPVEKVVERRQRRMIKNRESAARSRARKQAYTVELEAELNMLKEENAQLKQALAEVERKRKQQFFEEMRMKAVPQVQKVKGKSRVLRRTSSCPT, from the exons ATGGTGGTGATAGACACAGAAATCATGTCTCCTGGGGAAGTCGAATCGCCATTACAATCTGACCAACAACAGCCTCGGATCATTAATGTTCATAATGGGCCTCAACTCGGTCGACAATCTTCCATCTATTCCCTTACCTTGGACGAGTTTCAACACACCCTTAACGAGAGCGGAAAGAATTTTGGATCGATGAATATGGACGAGTTCCTCAATAGCATTTGGACTGCTGAAGAAAACCAGGCTCACGCGCAAGTTCAACCTGCAGCCGCTACTACTGCCGGTGGCGCAACGACCGCCACTTCCGCTGCAATGGCGGCTAACGGTTCTAGTAGTAGTGGAcagtttttgatgggattgaatacTAGTTCAGCCGAGCCGAATATGATTGTTAGGCAGCTAAGCTTAAGTCGACAGGGCTCGTTGACCCTCCCGGGCCCACTTTCTCGGAAAACAGTCGACGAGGTTTGGTCCGAGATTCAAAAGACTCAACATGATCCCCATCAACCAAGCAATGGGAATGACTCGAGTAACGATCAAGTTCCGGGTTCTGCTCAACGGCAGCCGACTTACGGAGAAATGACTCTTGAGGATTTCTTAGTGAAAGCAGGGGTAGTCAGGGAACAAAACCACTCCAATGGTCCAACTGGGCAGCAACAGCCTCCGTTCGGGCTATACCCCAACGGAAACAATCGTGTTGTTGGGCCTCCACCTGGATCAGCGCACATGGTGAGGCCCATGATGGCTGGCGGTGCTGTTATCCCGCCATACTCCCCCCTCATTAGGGAGGCACCGGGTTATGCAGGAGGAAAACGGGGCGGCACCTATCAATCACAGCCGCCTCCATGTTATGGTGGCATGGTAGGAAATGGAGGGGGTGTTGGCGGTTATGGGCAGGGTTTGGGGATTGGGTCGCCAGTTAGTCCAGTATCTTCTGATGGGATGGCTACTAGCCAGCTTGATAGTGGGAATCAATACGGGTTGGATATGGGCGGCATAAGAGGAAGTCGTAAAAGGATAATCGACGGTCCAGTGGAGAAAGTGGTGGAGAGGCGGCAAAGAAGGATGATAAAAAATCGAGAGTCTGCTGCAAGGTCACGAGCTAGAAAACAG GCTTACACAGTTGAATTGGAGGCAGAATTGAATATGCTTAAAGAGGAGAATGCTCAACTCAAGCAAGCTCTG GCAGAAGTAGAGAGGAAAAGAAAACAACAG TTTTTTGAAGAAATGAGAATGAAAGCCGTCCCACAAGTTCAGAAGGTTAAAGGGAAGTCGAGGGTGTTAAGGCGAACCTCGAGTTGCCCGACCTGA
- the LOC122607340 gene encoding mitogen-activated protein kinase 3-like, protein MAESNIVANQYTDFPAVSTYDGQFVRYNIFGNEFEITSKYVPPIMPIGRGAYGIVCSMLNSETNEMVAMKKIMNAFDNYMDAKRTLREIKLLRHLDHENVVAIKDVVPPPQLDQFSDVYLATELMDTDLHQIIRSNQNLSEEHCQYFLYQLLRGLKYIHSAKVIHRDLKPSNLLLNANCDLKICDFGLARPNADNDFMTEYVVTRWYRAPELLLNSSEYSVAIDVWSVGCIYMELMNRKPLFAGRDHVHQMKLLTELLGTPSAADLGFVKNDDAIRYISQLPRHPRKSFLETFPHINPSAIDLVEKMLTFDPAKRITVEEALAHPYLERLHDIDDEPICPNPFSFDFEHQVLGEEQIKQLIYQEALAHNPEYA, encoded by the exons ATGGCAGAGTCAAATATTGTTGCGAATCAATACACAGATTTCCCAGCTGTATCAACATATGATGGACAGTTTGTTCGTTACAACATATTTGGTAATGAATTCGAAATCACTTCAAAGTATGTTCCTCCCATTATGCCTATCGGTCGTGGTGCTTATGGAATCGTTTG CTCAATGTTGAATTCGGAGACTAATGAAATGGTTGCTATGAAGAAGATTATGAATGCTTTCGATAATTACATGGATGCTAAGCGGACGTTGAGGGAAATTAAGCTTCTTCGACATTTGGATCATGAAAAT GTGGTAGCTATAAAagatgttgttcctccacctcaACTGGATCAATTCTCAGATGTCTACTTAGCCACTGAGCTAATGGATACCGATCTTCATCAAATTATCCGATCCAACCAAAATTTATCAGAAGAACATTGTCAG TACTTCTTGTATCAACTCTTAAGAGGATTAAAGTACATTCACTCTGCCAAAGTCATTCACAGAGACCTAAAGCCTAGTAATTTGTTGCTAAATGCAAATTGTGATTTGAAGATTTGCGACTTTGGGCTAGCCAGACCAAATGCAGATAACGACTTTATGACAGAATATGTTGTCACAAGATGGTATAGAGCACCCGAGCTGTTACTTAATTCTTCAGAATATTCGGTTGCTATAGATGTTTGGTCTGTTGGTTGCATTTACATGGAACTCATGAATAGAAAACCGTTGTTTGCTGGGAGAGATCATGTGCATCAAATGAAACTTTTAACCGAG CTTTTGGGCACACCTTCTGCTGCTGATCTTGGGTTTGTCAAAAACGACGATGCAATTAGATATATTTCTCAGCTTCCTCGACATCCTCGCAAATCATTTTTAGAGACTTTCCCACATATTAATCCGTCAGCTATCGATCTGGTTGAGAAAATGTTGACATTTGATCCAGCTAAACGTATAACGG TCGAAGAGGCACTTGCACATCCATACCTTGAAAGATTACATGACATTGACGATGAACCAATTTGTCCCAACCCCTTTTCATTTGACTTTGAGCACCAGGTTTTAGGAGAAGAGCAGATCAAACAACTAATTTACCAAGAAGCATTAGCACACAATCCGGAATATGCTTAG
- the LOC122607341 gene encoding L-ascorbate peroxidase, cytosolic-like: protein MGKSYPNVSVEYQRAVDEVKRKLTELYAEKKCAPLMLRFTFHSAGTFDINTKTGGPFGTMRNKVEQAHGANVGLDIAVNLLEPVKQQFSIISYADFYQLAGIVAVESTGGPPITFHPGRLDIDAPPPDGRLPVPSMGPDQLRNAFIKTMGLNDQDIVALSGGHTLGSAHKDRSGVDGSWTTNPLVFDNSYFKELLAGEKAGLIQLPSDKALLADPVFRPLVEKFAADNNAFFQAFAESFMKLNELGFADA from the exons ATGGGGAAGAGCTATCCGAATGTAAGTGTGGAATACCAGAGAGCTGTTGATGAGGTGAAAAGGAAGCTTACTGAATTGTATGCTGAGAAGAAATGTGCTCCTTTGATGCTACGTTTTAC ATTTCATTCTGCTGGGACTTTTGATATAAACACCAAGACTGGAGGTCCTTTTGGTACTATGAGGAATAAAGTCGAGCAAGCCCATGGTGCCAACGTCGGCCTTGACATTGCTGTCAATCTGTTGGAGCCTGTCAAACAACAGTTTTCAATCATTTCTTATGCCGACTTTTATCAG TTGGCTGGTATTGTGGCTGTTGAAAGTACTGGAGGACCACCTATCACCTTTCACCCAGGCAGACTG GACATAGACGCTCCCCCTCCAGATGGTCGTCTTCCTGTTCCCAGCATGG GCCCTGACCAGTTAAGGAATGCATTCATCAAGACCATGGGTCTCAATGACCAGGATATTGTTGCTCTCTCGGGTGGCCATACCCTG GGATCTGCTCACAAGGACCGGTCTGGGGTTGATGGATCATGGACAACTAACCCCTTGGTCTTTGATAATAGCTACTTCAA AGAACTCCTTGCCGGCGAGAAAGCTGGGCTTATCCAGCTACCTTCCGATAAGGCACTCCTTGCTGATCCTGTTTTCCGCCCTCTTGTTGAGAAATTTGCTGCT GATAACAATGCTTTCTTCCAAGCCTTTGCAGAGTCCTTCATGAAACTTAACGAGTTGGG ATTTGCTGATGCTTAA
- the LOC122609253 gene encoding uncharacterized protein LOC122609253 gives MATRWNKNVPRKVNIHVWRLLKDRLPTHFNLWFRGIVNNSLVCPMCFNGIDTITHTMSDCRIAKKVWTSLSKWLDYNLPYQLSGVDLLEHIKTLKAQKKVKDIITTVTYAAWWYIWRYRNEAVFQPTKKRYNVLVDSIIMSSFQWYSSRYKKGHIRWDDWLKSPCLFA, from the coding sequence ATGGCCACCAGGTGGAACAAAAATGTCCCCCGTAAGGTTAATATTCATGTTTGGAGATTGTTGAAGGACAGGCTCCCAACTCATTTTAATCTTTGGTTTCGTGGTATCGTTAACAATTCTCTTGTTTGCCCAATGTGTTTTAATGGTATTGACACTATTACTCATACTATGTCAGACTGCAGAATTGCAAAGAAAGTCTGGACATCACTCTCGAAATGGTTGGACTACAATTTACCATACCAATTGTCGGGCGTTGATTTACTCGAACACATAAAAACTTTGAAAGCTCAAAAGAAGGTGAAGGATATCATCACCACTGTCACCTATGCAGCATGGTGGTACATATGGAGATATAGAAATGAAGCTGTTTTTCAACCAACAAAGAAAAGATATAATGTCTTAGTCGACTCTATTATCATGTCCTCTTTTCAATGGTACAGCTCTAGGTATAAGAAAGGGCACATAAGATGGGATGATTGGCTGAAAAGTCCATGCTTATTTGCTTAA
- the LOC122606720 gene encoding uncharacterized protein LOC122606720 has translation MSDEGEKTCPLCAEEMDLTDQQLKPCKCGYDICVWCWHHIMDMAEKDATEGRCPACRTPYNKEKIVGTASKCERLVAEMSVEKRQKSQKGKTKASEGRKQLSSVRVIQRNLVYIVGLPLELADEDLLQRKEYFGQYGRVLKVSISRTAAGAIQHFANNTCSVYITYSKEDEAVRSIQSVHGFILEGRPLRACFGTTKYCHAWLRSTPCTNPDCLYLHEFGSQEDSFTKDEGISEYTRGRVQQVTGATHEMQRRAGNILPPAADDYSNNSTSWAKAISKSTTNDPPSSMKVSPPNSLKVSPPNSSSGRFAALPAAASWGTRASNSQPLAANALSSNGPSKQKMDTSTMLSVSTAPVSPSHASEMLKKCSGESPTANGKGKLEQTESENQVMGTNHHTTACEKPAMDNDLDVSDEVKVHHLSSDMSSLSVGASHSSQPCDDEKLPEASPSNQAIKASDPTVIDYVTEYSWNKVQEVAISEAEADLLSFNDQRLRDPEVVTNTHTHTGYTQNMPQSSLLNSTLGYSHSPRQQYVSVNGSLDPSFGNQNFDKGSFSNTVSMPVANGHSSNLDGDSFFEASNGHSYYSATEGSRKQMGMFDDRVTVVSNGDHKSTLDLGENSIISNILSMDFDPWDESLTSPQNLAKFLGDSDKHLGSQRVSSSRKTQNCNQSRFSFAREDDESIDNGSNFTHNLSDFGPGVGNRNFNRDFHSNSDAYLGQVSNSNGFSSFNFEESDRTASHHSSMSNKVPVSRSQISAPPGFMGPSRAPPPGFTSNERMEQTYDNLSGNHMYDSSLLLRKVHQAPAPVYNGGVGDLEFMDPAILAVGGRVPGGLNSPGLDMRSNIPSQHTSFENDNNRLRLLMQRSFTQQNHRFSELGDNLSFPQRTDSYGVPSRMVEQNNRSLYPQQQANFQQPRMSNGHWDSWNGVQSGNDIAMAELLRNERLGFNKYYSGYEDTKFRVPSSGDLYNRTFGI, from the exons ATGAGTGATGAAGGAGAAAAGACGTGTCCACTTTGTGCCGAAGAGATGGATTTGACTGATCAGCAGCTCAAGCCTTGCAAATGTGGTTATGAT ATCTGTGTTTGGTGTTGGCACCACATAATGGATATGGCTGAAAAGGATGCTACAGAAGGGAGGTGTCCTGCATGTCGTACCCCTTATAATAAGGAAAAAATAGTAGGGACGGCATCCAAGTGTGAAAG ATTGGTGGCCGAAATGAGTGTGGAGAAGAGACAGAAGTCACAGAAGGGAAAGACTAAAGCATCTGAAGGCAGAAAGCAGCTTAGTAGTGTGAGGGTTATACAACGAAATCTTGTTTATATTGTTGGATTACCTCTTGAATTAGCAGATGAAGAT CTTTTGCAACGGAAAGAATATTTTGGTCAGTATGGGAGGGTGCTGAAGGTTTCTATATCTCGGACAGCTGCTGGTGCTATTCAACATTTTGCAAACAATACTTGTAGTGT ATATATTACTTACTCAAAGGAGGATGAAGCGGTTCGAAGTATACAGTCAGTACATGGGTTTATTTTGGAGGGTAGACCTTTGAG AGCCTGTTTTGGGACCACAAAATATTGCCATGCATGGCTAAGAAGCACG CCTTGTACCAATCCTGATTGCTTGTATTTGCATGAGTTCGGATCACAAGAGGATAGCTTCACCAAAGATGAAGGAATTTCAGAATATACAAG GGGTAGAGTTCAGCAAGTTACCGGTGCTACACATGAAATGCAACGACGTGCGGGAAATATATTACCACCTGCAGCAGATGACTATTCTAATAACAGCACTTCATGGGCAAAAGCTATTAGTAAAAGTACTACAAAT GATCCACCAAGTAGTATGAAAGTTTCCCCACCAAATAGTTTGAAAGTTTCTCCGCCAAATAGTAGTTCTGGGAGATTCGCAGCTCTTCCTGCAGCAGCCTCATG GGGAACACGTGCTTCAAATAGTCAACCTCTTGCTGCAAATGCATTGAGTTCTAATGGACCTTCTAAACAAAAGATGGACACTAGTACTATGTTATCGGTTTCAACAGCACCGGTGAGTCCTTCACATGCCAGTGAGATGCTAAAGAAGTGTAGCGGAGAAAGCCCAACTGCTAATGGAAAAGGTAAGCTAGAACAAACAGAATCTGAAAATCAGGTTATGGGCACAAACCATCATACAACGGCGTGCGAGAAGCCTGCTATGGACAATGACTTGGATGTTTCTGATGAAGTAAAAGTTCACCATTTATCATCCGACATGTCATCACTCAGCGTTGGGGCAAGCCATTCATCACAACCATGTGATGATGAGAAACTTCCAGAAGCGTCCCCCTCAAATCAAGCAATCAAGGCCTCCGATCCAACCGTAATTGATTATGTTACAGAATATTCTTGGAATAAAGTACAAGAAGTGGCAATCAGTGAGGCTGAAGCggacttattatcttttaatgATCAGAGGCTTAGGGACCCAGAAGTTGTtacaaacacacatacacatacaggCTATACACAAAATATGCCTCAATCATCTCTATTAAATAGCACTTTGGGTTATTCTCATTCTCCCCGTCAGCAATATGTCTCTGTTAATGGCAGTTTAGATCCTTCATTTGGGAATCAGAATTTTGATAAAGGGTCCTTTTCAAATACAGTTAGTATGCCGGTAGCTAATGGGCACTCTTCAAATCTAGATggtgattcattctttgaagcCTCTAATGGGCATTCTTACTATTCTGCTACCGAAGGGAGTAGGAAACAAATGGGAATGTTCGATGATAGAGTAACAGTTGTGTCAAATGGGGATCACAAAAGTACCTTAGATTTAGGAGAAAACAGTATAATATCTAATATTCTGTCGATGGATTTCGACCCTTGGGATGAATCGTTAACCTCTCCTCAAAATCTGGCTAAATTTTTAGGTGACAGTGATAAACATCTGGGGTCTCAGAGGGTTTCAAGCTCAAGGAAAACACAAAACTGCAATCAGTCGCGGTTCTCATTTGCAAGAGAGGATGACGAATCCATAGATAATGGATCAAATTTCACACATAATTTAAGTGATTTTGGGCCTGGCGTTGGCAATCGGAACTTTAACCGTGATTTTCACAGTAACTCAGATGCTTATCTGGGCCAAGTTAGCAATTCGAATGGTTTCTCTTCTTTTAATTTCGAGGAATCTGATCGTACTGCTAGCCATCATTCTTCTATGTCCAATAAAGTTCCAG TTTCGAGGTCCCAAATTTCTGCACCTCCTGGATTTATGGGCCCCAGCAGAGCACCACCTCCAGGCTTTACCTCTAATGAGAGGATGGAACAGACTTATGATAACCTATCTG GCAATCATATGTATGACAGTTCCTTGTTACTGAGAAAAGTGCATCAAGCACCAGCTCCTGTATATAATGGTGGTGTTGGTGACCTTGAGTTTATGGACCCTGCAATTTTGGCAGTTGGTGGTAGAGTTCCTGGTGGGCTGAATAGTCCAGGGTTAGACATGAGATCAAACATTCCTTCACAACATACTTCTtttgaaaatgataataataggcTGCGACTTTTGATGCAAAGATCCTTCACTCAGCAAAACCACAGATTTAGTGAGCTAGGGGATAATTTATCTTTTCCCCAGAGAACAGATTCTTATGGAGTTCCTTCTAGAATGGTAGAACAGAACAATCGATCCCTTTATCCACAGCAGCAGGCTAATTTCCAACAGCCGAGGATGTCAAATGGGCATTGGGATAGTTGGAATGGGGTTCAAAGTGGAAATGATATTGCAATGGCAGAGCTTCTAAGAAATGAGAGACTGGGGTTCAATAAATATTATTCAGGTTATGAAGATACAAAGTTCAGGGTGCCAAGTTCAGGTGATTTGTATAATAGAACATTTGGAATTTGA